One genomic window of Conger conger chromosome 7, fConCon1.1, whole genome shotgun sequence includes the following:
- the eda2r gene encoding tumor necrosis factor receptor superfamily member 27 isoform X2, whose protein sequence is MKQCIRLSLCCNTQKWLSIITTQKTFINRRAYRSRLLIIAMDCSENQYYYKGECHQCQQCGPGQELSEECGYGSGRDAYCTSCNAKSFKEDWGHHSCRLCQSCKRVNRHEKFPCTTKSNAACGECLPGFYSKTRIDGLHDFECMPCGPSSASEHQCIRSRGEGVPKVWSTKAPPQGSASAGITGAALVAAALVISVFLFVYYRRASLRKIFEACAGSRKSIPSECDAVTAGTGETVILNLEKEVQVASPSEGLSAVDSPTSLKTFLKANTFLGSMATTSDLQLCYLSSLSETQPLMRCSTCSNCFLGCVSQRSSSSANSGEYLVGPSPIPFDEANIYCASDQKERHLHTPVECTELDFHSSLFLDGKAAVEIKASTEVSEDSNQILSVEQLNSPSDCSTNSCLNGYKQFCSSRCSNTFSSVQSLVKKSCRIMQGIHLGRLPQVLVESLALKLNPAFPGVRNYQQVALELGVPLEVLQNLQGFEHVFQYLSSCTLHTVPDLLNTFHHLQRLDAVLLLCEYATKSQPTACPH, encoded by the exons ATGAAACAGTGCATACGACTGAGTCTGTGTTGCAATACGCAGAAGTGGCTCTCGATTATAACGACACAAAAAACTTTTATTAATCGTCGAGCATATCGCTCAAG GCTCTTAATTATTGCCATGGATTGCTCAGAGAACCAGTATTACTACAAAGGCGAGTGCCACCAATGTCAGCAATGTGGACCTGGGCAGGAATTGTCTGAG GAGTGTGGATACGGAAGTGGAAGGGATGCCTACTGCACCTCATGcaatgcaaagtcatttaaagaGGACTGGGGTCATCACAGCTGCAGGCTCTGCCAATCCTGCAAAAGGGTTAACAGGCATGAGAAGTTTCCCTGTACCACCAAGAGCAATGCAGCCTGTGGAGAGTGTTTACCAGG GTTTTACAGCAAGACTAGGATAGATGGTTTGCATGATTTCGAATGCATGCCCTGCGGACCATCATCAGCCAGTGAGCACCAATGCATCC gaagcagaggagagggagtgcCGAAAGTCTGGAGCACAAAAGCTCCACCGCAGGGGAGCGCTTCAGCCGGCATCACCGGTGCCGCTCTGGTCGCTGCGGCGCTTGTCATTTCTGTCTTCTTGTTCGTATACTACAGACGTGCTTCactgagaaaaatatttgaag CATGTGCTGGGTCAAGAAAATCCATCCCCAGTGAATGTGATGCAGTTACAGCTGGGACTGGGGAAACTGTGATCCTCAACCTGGAGAAGGAAGTACAGGTCGCAA GTCCTAGTGAAGGCTTGAGTGCTGTGGATTCGCCCACCAGCCTCAAGACCTTTCTCAAGGCTAATACCTTTCTGGGATCCATGGCGACAACCTCTGACCTCCAACTCTGCTACCTCAGTAGCTTATCTGAGACCCAGCCTCTGATGAGATGTTCCACCTGTTCCAACTGCTTCTTGGGGTGCGTCTCCCAGAGGTCATCCAGCTCTGCAAACAGTGGAGAATACCTTGTGGGGCCATCTCCAATCCCATTTGACGAGGCCAACATTTACTGTGCCTCTGACCAGAAAGAGAGGCATCTGCATACGCCGGTCGAGTGCACAGAGCTAGACTTTCACAGCTCTTTATTTCTTGATGGCAAAGCTGCTGTTGAGATTAAAGCGTCAACGGAGGTGTCTGAAGACTCCAACCAGATTTTGTCAGTGGAGCAACTGAACAGTCCATCTGACTGCTCCACCAACAGCTGCTTGAATGGCTATAAACAattctgcagcagcagatgCAGCAATACG TTTTCCAGTGTCCAGAGTCTGGTGAAGAAGAGTTGTAGGATAATGCAAG GCATTCATCTTGGAAGGCTGCCTCAGGTTCTCGTTGAGTCTCTGGCCTTGAAACTGAACCCGGCATTTCCTGGAGTTAGGAACTACCAGCAGGTAGCACTGGAGTTGGGTGTCCCTCTGGAGGTGCTGCAGAACCTGCAAGGGTTTGAGCATGTCTTCCAGTACCTCTCCTCCTGCACCCTGCACACGGTGCCTGACCTTCTCAACACCTTCCACCACCTGCAGAGGTTGGATGCGGTGCTTCTGCTCTGTGAATATGCCACCAAGAGCCAGCCCACAGCTTGCCCACACTAA
- the eda2r gene encoding tumor necrosis factor receptor superfamily member 27 isoform X1 has protein sequence MDTVSWGSICSALDSSDTRLAGAQQKSAMFTCIEIRLLIIAMDCSENQYYYKGECHQCQQCGPGQELSEECGYGSGRDAYCTSCNAKSFKEDWGHHSCRLCQSCKRVNRHEKFPCTTKSNAACGECLPGFYSKTRIDGLHDFECMPCGPSSASEHQCIRSRGEGVPKVWSTKAPPQGSASAGITGAALVAAALVISVFLFVYYRRASLRKIFEACAGSRKSIPSECDAVTAGTGETVILNLEKEVQVASPSEGLSAVDSPTSLKTFLKANTFLGSMATTSDLQLCYLSSLSETQPLMRCSTCSNCFLGCVSQRSSSSANSGEYLVGPSPIPFDEANIYCASDQKERHLHTPVECTELDFHSSLFLDGKAAVEIKASTEVSEDSNQILSVEQLNSPSDCSTNSCLNGYKQFCSSRCSNTFSSVQSLVKKSCRIMQGIHLGRLPQVLVESLALKLNPAFPGVRNYQQVALELGVPLEVLQNLQGFEHVFQYLSSCTLHTVPDLLNTFHHLQRLDAVLLLCEYATKSQPTACPH, from the exons ATGGACACCGTGTCTTGGGGGTCCATATG CTCAGCTCTGGATTCATCAGACACAAGACTGGCAGGAGCCCAACAGAAGTCAGCCATGTTCACATGCATCGAGATCAG GCTCTTAATTATTGCCATGGATTGCTCAGAGAACCAGTATTACTACAAAGGCGAGTGCCACCAATGTCAGCAATGTGGACCTGGGCAGGAATTGTCTGAG GAGTGTGGATACGGAAGTGGAAGGGATGCCTACTGCACCTCATGcaatgcaaagtcatttaaagaGGACTGGGGTCATCACAGCTGCAGGCTCTGCCAATCCTGCAAAAGGGTTAACAGGCATGAGAAGTTTCCCTGTACCACCAAGAGCAATGCAGCCTGTGGAGAGTGTTTACCAGG GTTTTACAGCAAGACTAGGATAGATGGTTTGCATGATTTCGAATGCATGCCCTGCGGACCATCATCAGCCAGTGAGCACCAATGCATCC gaagcagaggagagggagtgcCGAAAGTCTGGAGCACAAAAGCTCCACCGCAGGGGAGCGCTTCAGCCGGCATCACCGGTGCCGCTCTGGTCGCTGCGGCGCTTGTCATTTCTGTCTTCTTGTTCGTATACTACAGACGTGCTTCactgagaaaaatatttgaag CATGTGCTGGGTCAAGAAAATCCATCCCCAGTGAATGTGATGCAGTTACAGCTGGGACTGGGGAAACTGTGATCCTCAACCTGGAGAAGGAAGTACAGGTCGCAA GTCCTAGTGAAGGCTTGAGTGCTGTGGATTCGCCCACCAGCCTCAAGACCTTTCTCAAGGCTAATACCTTTCTGGGATCCATGGCGACAACCTCTGACCTCCAACTCTGCTACCTCAGTAGCTTATCTGAGACCCAGCCTCTGATGAGATGTTCCACCTGTTCCAACTGCTTCTTGGGGTGCGTCTCCCAGAGGTCATCCAGCTCTGCAAACAGTGGAGAATACCTTGTGGGGCCATCTCCAATCCCATTTGACGAGGCCAACATTTACTGTGCCTCTGACCAGAAAGAGAGGCATCTGCATACGCCGGTCGAGTGCACAGAGCTAGACTTTCACAGCTCTTTATTTCTTGATGGCAAAGCTGCTGTTGAGATTAAAGCGTCAACGGAGGTGTCTGAAGACTCCAACCAGATTTTGTCAGTGGAGCAACTGAACAGTCCATCTGACTGCTCCACCAACAGCTGCTTGAATGGCTATAAACAattctgcagcagcagatgCAGCAATACG TTTTCCAGTGTCCAGAGTCTGGTGAAGAAGAGTTGTAGGATAATGCAAG GCATTCATCTTGGAAGGCTGCCTCAGGTTCTCGTTGAGTCTCTGGCCTTGAAACTGAACCCGGCATTTCCTGGAGTTAGGAACTACCAGCAGGTAGCACTGGAGTTGGGTGTCCCTCTGGAGGTGCTGCAGAACCTGCAAGGGTTTGAGCATGTCTTCCAGTACCTCTCCTCCTGCACCCTGCACACGGTGCCTGACCTTCTCAACACCTTCCACCACCTGCAGAGGTTGGATGCGGTGCTTCTGCTCTGTGAATATGCCACCAAGAGCCAGCCCACAGCTTGCCCACACTAA
- the eda2r gene encoding tumor necrosis factor receptor superfamily member 27 isoform X3 — protein sequence MDCSENQYYYKGECHQCQQCGPGQELSEECGYGSGRDAYCTSCNAKSFKEDWGHHSCRLCQSCKRVNRHEKFPCTTKSNAACGECLPGFYSKTRIDGLHDFECMPCGPSSASEHQCIRSRGEGVPKVWSTKAPPQGSASAGITGAALVAAALVISVFLFVYYRRASLRKIFEACAGSRKSIPSECDAVTAGTGETVILNLEKEVQVASPSEGLSAVDSPTSLKTFLKANTFLGSMATTSDLQLCYLSSLSETQPLMRCSTCSNCFLGCVSQRSSSSANSGEYLVGPSPIPFDEANIYCASDQKERHLHTPVECTELDFHSSLFLDGKAAVEIKASTEVSEDSNQILSVEQLNSPSDCSTNSCLNGYKQFCSSRCSNTFSSVQSLVKKSCRIMQGIHLGRLPQVLVESLALKLNPAFPGVRNYQQVALELGVPLEVLQNLQGFEHVFQYLSSCTLHTVPDLLNTFHHLQRLDAVLLLCEYATKSQPTACPH from the exons ATGGATTGCTCAGAGAACCAGTATTACTACAAAGGCGAGTGCCACCAATGTCAGCAATGTGGACCTGGGCAGGAATTGTCTGAG GAGTGTGGATACGGAAGTGGAAGGGATGCCTACTGCACCTCATGcaatgcaaagtcatttaaagaGGACTGGGGTCATCACAGCTGCAGGCTCTGCCAATCCTGCAAAAGGGTTAACAGGCATGAGAAGTTTCCCTGTACCACCAAGAGCAATGCAGCCTGTGGAGAGTGTTTACCAGG GTTTTACAGCAAGACTAGGATAGATGGTTTGCATGATTTCGAATGCATGCCCTGCGGACCATCATCAGCCAGTGAGCACCAATGCATCC gaagcagaggagagggagtgcCGAAAGTCTGGAGCACAAAAGCTCCACCGCAGGGGAGCGCTTCAGCCGGCATCACCGGTGCCGCTCTGGTCGCTGCGGCGCTTGTCATTTCTGTCTTCTTGTTCGTATACTACAGACGTGCTTCactgagaaaaatatttgaag CATGTGCTGGGTCAAGAAAATCCATCCCCAGTGAATGTGATGCAGTTACAGCTGGGACTGGGGAAACTGTGATCCTCAACCTGGAGAAGGAAGTACAGGTCGCAA GTCCTAGTGAAGGCTTGAGTGCTGTGGATTCGCCCACCAGCCTCAAGACCTTTCTCAAGGCTAATACCTTTCTGGGATCCATGGCGACAACCTCTGACCTCCAACTCTGCTACCTCAGTAGCTTATCTGAGACCCAGCCTCTGATGAGATGTTCCACCTGTTCCAACTGCTTCTTGGGGTGCGTCTCCCAGAGGTCATCCAGCTCTGCAAACAGTGGAGAATACCTTGTGGGGCCATCTCCAATCCCATTTGACGAGGCCAACATTTACTGTGCCTCTGACCAGAAAGAGAGGCATCTGCATACGCCGGTCGAGTGCACAGAGCTAGACTTTCACAGCTCTTTATTTCTTGATGGCAAAGCTGCTGTTGAGATTAAAGCGTCAACGGAGGTGTCTGAAGACTCCAACCAGATTTTGTCAGTGGAGCAACTGAACAGTCCATCTGACTGCTCCACCAACAGCTGCTTGAATGGCTATAAACAattctgcagcagcagatgCAGCAATACG TTTTCCAGTGTCCAGAGTCTGGTGAAGAAGAGTTGTAGGATAATGCAAG GCATTCATCTTGGAAGGCTGCCTCAGGTTCTCGTTGAGTCTCTGGCCTTGAAACTGAACCCGGCATTTCCTGGAGTTAGGAACTACCAGCAGGTAGCACTGGAGTTGGGTGTCCCTCTGGAGGTGCTGCAGAACCTGCAAGGGTTTGAGCATGTCTTCCAGTACCTCTCCTCCTGCACCCTGCACACGGTGCCTGACCTTCTCAACACCTTCCACCACCTGCAGAGGTTGGATGCGGTGCTTCTGCTCTGTGAATATGCCACCAAGAGCCAGCCCACAGCTTGCCCACACTAA